One window of Camelina sativa cultivar DH55 chromosome 4, Cs, whole genome shotgun sequence genomic DNA carries:
- the LOC109132589 gene encoding protein LITTLE ZIPPER 4-like encodes MERLNSKLYLQNCYIIKENERLRKKAQILNQENQQLLFELKQKLSNGSSNQGNNNNNNLSSSSSSASGH; translated from the coding sequence ATGGAGAGGCTAAACTCGAAGCTGTACTTGCAAAACTGTTATATAATTAAGGAGAACGAGAGGTTGAGAAAGAAAGCTCAGATTCTGAATCAAGAGAATCAACAACTCCTCTTCGAACTCAAACAGAAGCTCTCCAATGGATCATCAAACcaaggaaacaacaacaacaacaatctctcttcatcatcaagcTCTGCTTCTGGACATTAA